One region of Mangifera indica cultivar Alphonso chromosome 3, CATAS_Mindica_2.1, whole genome shotgun sequence genomic DNA includes:
- the LOC123211580 gene encoding uncharacterized mitochondrial protein AtMg00860-like, translating into MMLQDCMDKFIVVFVDDIQVYSKAFEKHDEHLRFTLQRLREKQLYANFSKCEFWLDQVVFLGHVVLDEGISVNLSMIKAVLDWQRSKIVKEVQSFMGLVRYYKRFVKGFGRATRLLTTLMKKET; encoded by the coding sequence ATGATGCTCCAAGACTGTAtggacaaattcattgtggtgTTTGTTGATGATATACAGGTATACTCTAAGGCTTTTGAAAAGCATGATGAGCACCTAAGATTTACCTTGCAAAGGTTGAGGGAGAAGCAATTATATGCAAATTTTTCAAAGtgtgaattttggcttgatCAAGTTGTATTTTTAGGGCATGTAGTGTTGGATGAAGGTATATCAGTAAATCTGAGCATGATTAAGGCAGTGTTAGATTGGCAGAGGTCTAAGATTGTCAAGGAGGTTCAGAGCTTTATGGGATTAGTGAGATACTATAAGAGATTTGTGAAGGGGTTTGGTAGGGCAACAAGACTTCTCACAACTCTTATGAAGAAGGAAACTTAA